In Strigops habroptila isolate Jane chromosome 7, bStrHab1.2.pri, whole genome shotgun sequence, the following are encoded in one genomic region:
- the MARCHF1 gene encoding E3 ubiquitin-protein ligase MARCH1 isoform X3 has protein sequence MPKSQDIQEASSPTTGTAPRSQSRLSVCPSTQDICRSTTLHDLSEDELEHATPVMVLTPSNRESGKKQVKRRFRRKRETGDNGEHTEKQGKGKDCKLHPEPVRSSWNASDSSSSSDESQWAQARRRAREKARIPRRGRRNTRSCINQDGSSSNNAVELVTLGTVGKNKQEVSDPENPTLNHRRRRVPRLKESQSSVSSQEARISSRKCGKSKGKSYYRDQHPASFLRHSKDLKDCFAEAGSGSDALAVPDNGAPAGTGPSVTDAVQKPPVLYDDLSDDLEVCRLVLNKKDLTFLRGVSHCHVLSALLLTAFCHCFSLINC, from the exons GCAAGCAGTCCTACAACAGGAACAGCTCCCAGGAGTCAGTCACGGTTGTCTGTCTGCCCTTCCACTCAGGACATTTGTAG ATCTACTACCTTGCATGATTTGTCAGAAGATGAGCTTGAGCATGCAACCCCTGTCATGGTGTTGACCCCTTCTAACAGGGAGTCTGGTAAGAAACAAGTAAAACGAAGGTTTAGGCGGAAAAGAGAGACTGGAGACAATGGTGAGCATAcggaaaagcaaggaaaagggaaagactgTAAATTGCATCCTGAGCCTGTGAGGTCCAGTTGGAATGCATCTGATTCATCATCATCTTCGGATGAGAGTCAGTGGGCTCAGGCTAGGAGGAGAGCAAGAGAAAAGGCCAGAATACccaggagagggagaaggaataCTAGATCATGCATTAACCAGGATGGGTCCTCAAGCAATAACGCTGTTGAACTTGTCACTTTGGGgacagtggggaaaaacaagcaagaggTATCTGACCCTGAGAATCCTACTTTAAATCACCGCCGAAGAAGGGTTCCAAGGCTAAAGGAATCACAGTCTTCAGTGTCATCTCAGGAAGCAAGGATTTCCTCAAGAAAATGcgggaaaagcaaaggaaagagctACTACAGAGATCAGCACCCTGCATCTTTCCTTAGACACAGTAAAGATTTGAAGGACTGTTTTGCAGAGGCAGGCTCTGGGAGTGATGCTCTGGCAGTCCCTGATAATGGAGCACCTGCTGGGACAGGGCCCAGTGTGACTGATGCGGTTCAGAAGCCTCCAGTGTTGTATGATGACTTGTCTGATGATTTAGAAGTATGCAGGTTAGTCCTTAATAAGAAAGATTTAACATTCTTAAGAGGAGTTTCACACTGCCATGTATTGAGTGCCCTTCTCTTGACTGCTTTCTGTCACTGTTTCTCGCTAATAAATTGCTAA